Proteins from a genomic interval of Lolium perenne isolate Kyuss_39 chromosome 1, Kyuss_2.0, whole genome shotgun sequence:
- the LOC127317954 gene encoding cypmaclein-like has translation MAMTGKEARLLACVALVVLLLLVETTAPSGQAHAIDCGGACSYRCSKSSRPNLCRRACNTCCQRCGCVPPGTAGNEDVCPCYAHMTTHNGRHKCP, from the exons ATGGCCATGACCGGCAAGGAGGCTAGACTGCTCGCGTGCGTGGCGCTCGTCGTCCTCTTGCTCCTCGTAGAG ACCACCGCTCCCAGTGGACAAGCTCACGCTATCG ATTGCGGCGGCGCGTGCTCGTACCGGTGCAGCAAGTCGAGCCGGCCGAACCTGTGCCGGAGGGCGTGCAACACGTGCTGCCAGCGCTGCGGCTGCGTGCCGCCGGGCACCGCCGGCAACGAGGACGTCTGCCCCTGCTACGCCCACATGACCACGCACAACGGACGCCACAAGTGCCCTTGA